From Blastochloris viridis, one genomic window encodes:
- a CDS encoding acyltransferase, whose product MTPPLLKRAGGWGLRTFYRWRTRLVLRGCELASGAYAEGEVRVSGPGSIRIGRNAVLLDGIAPTELASGAGAEIVIGANTVLNYGARLRATSSVRIGANCLIASFVVLDDAAADFGPPAPIEIEDGVWIAHGAVIAPGVRVGRGAVVAAGSVVRRDVPAEMLAMGNPARCFSLDLVPGQKP is encoded by the coding sequence ATGACGCCGCCATTGCTGAAACGGGCCGGCGGCTGGGGTCTGCGTACGTTCTATCGCTGGCGCACCCGGCTCGTCCTGCGCGGCTGCGAGCTGGCGAGCGGAGCCTATGCCGAAGGCGAGGTGCGGGTGTCGGGGCCGGGTTCCATCCGCATCGGCCGCAACGCGGTGCTGCTCGACGGCATTGCGCCGACCGAGCTGGCAAGCGGCGCCGGCGCCGAGATCGTCATCGGCGCGAACACGGTTCTGAACTATGGCGCGCGGCTCAGAGCGACGTCGTCGGTCCGCATCGGTGCCAACTGCCTGATCGCCTCGTTCGTGGTGCTGGACGACGCAGCGGCCGATTTCGGCCCGCCGGCGCCGATCGAGATCGAGGACGGGGTGTGGATCGCCCATGGCGCGGTGATCGCGCCGGGGGTGCGGGTTGGCCGCGGCGCCGTGGTGGCGGCCGGCAGCGTGGTGCGCCGCGACGTGCCGGCGGAGATGCTGGCGATGGGCAATCCGGCGCGGTGCTTTTCGCTCGATCTGGTGCCGGGCCAAAAGCCGTAG
- a CDS encoding acyltransferase, which yields MPVYVWSRLKMLVLSHGGRPKINGRVWFRGYGTLMFGDGVVIDASRCPVELHVERGARLEIGNGVVISSGASLEATGAVVVGDGCRIGAFCKILDNNFHPLRGDRLVQPKPVPVRIGANVVLEDNVILLPGARLGDNVRVQAGSVVSRAIPPDAVVSGFPARVVGRAGPRS from the coding sequence ATGCCGGTCTATGTTTGGTCGCGGCTGAAGATGCTCGTGCTAAGCCACGGCGGGCGACCGAAAATCAACGGGCGGGTGTGGTTCCGCGGCTACGGCACCTTGATGTTCGGCGACGGCGTCGTCATCGACGCCAGCCGGTGCCCGGTCGAACTGCACGTCGAACGGGGGGCGCGGCTTGAGATCGGCAATGGGGTGGTGATCTCGTCGGGCGCCTCGCTGGAGGCGACCGGTGCGGTGGTGGTCGGCGACGGCTGCCGCATCGGCGCGTTCTGCAAGATCCTCGACAACAACTTCCACCCGCTGCGGGGCGACCGGCTGGTGCAGCCAAAGCCGGTTCCGGTGCGGATCGGCGCGAACGTGGTGCTGGAGGACAACGTCATCCTGCTGCCGGGCGCCCGGCTCGGCGACAATGTGCGGGTGCAGGCGGGCTCGGTGGTGTCGCGGGCGATTCCGCCGGACGCTGTGGTGTCCGGCTTTCCCGCCCGCGTGGTCGGACGGGCGGGACCGCGGTCATGA
- a CDS encoding MarR family winged helix-turn-helix transcriptional regulator: MAAGVSPNPPDDGPFLGDFVCFSIYSAALAFNRVYKPLLADMGLTYPQYLVMVVLWEEDGRTVGGIGEVLSLDSSTLTPLLKRLEGMGHLSRARDDADERVVRVRLTPGGRALRAKARVVPGCILEATGMSLEELRRLQGEIDALRRNLEVANR, from the coding sequence ATGGCCGCGGGGGTATCGCCGAACCCGCCCGACGACGGGCCCTTTCTCGGCGATTTCGTTTGTTTCTCGATCTATTCGGCCGCGCTGGCGTTCAACCGCGTCTACAAGCCGCTGCTGGCCGACATGGGGCTGACCTACCCGCAATATCTGGTGATGGTGGTGCTGTGGGAGGAGGACGGCCGCACCGTTGGCGGCATCGGCGAGGTGCTGTCGCTCGATTCCAGCACGCTGACGCCGCTGCTCAAGCGGCTTGAAGGCATGGGGCACCTCTCCCGCGCTCGCGACGACGCCGACGAGCGGGTGGTGCGGGTGCGGCTCACCCCGGGCGGCCGGGCGCTGCGGGCCAAGGCGCGGGTGGTGCCAGGCTGCATCCTGGAGGCCACCGGCATGTCGCTGGAGGAGCTGCGCCGGCTGCAGGGCGAAATCGACGCGCTACGGCGCAATCTGGAAGTCGCCAACCGCTGA
- a CDS encoding type II toxin-antitoxin system HicB family antitoxin has product MINESMARERTRWRGAAFADGFTGDISTLLAETQTRHAESSARAAARPAGYVAIVAGKPGNYRVVLPDLPHCTAKGDTMDAALADAAVVVRHWCEAALDRGEPLPEPRSADEAVHGDPQVVRLLGEDSALALVPLLPEVAVTRTIELALDVDLVAAVDEVAEAAGVARTDFIALALEAALAQHAEPVGT; this is encoded by the coding sequence ATGATCAACGAATCGATGGCTCGCGAACGAACGCGATGGCGTGGTGCCGCATTCGCTGATGGTTTCACCGGCGATATCAGCACCCTTCTGGCAGAGACCCAGACCCGTCATGCCGAGTCCAGCGCCCGCGCTGCGGCACGCCCGGCCGGCTATGTCGCCATCGTTGCCGGCAAGCCCGGCAACTACCGCGTCGTGCTGCCGGACCTGCCGCACTGCACCGCAAAGGGCGACACCATGGATGCCGCCCTGGCCGACGCCGCGGTTGTGGTGCGCCACTGGTGCGAGGCCGCGCTCGACCGCGGCGAGCCGCTGCCCGAGCCGCGCTCGGCCGACGAGGCCGTGCATGGCGATCCGCAGGTGGTGCGGCTGCTCGGTGAGGACAGCGCGCTGGCGCTGGTGCCGTTGCTGCCCGAGGTGGCGGTGACCCGCACCATTGAACTCGCGCTGGACGTCGACCTGGTGGCGGCGGTGGACGAGGTCGCCGAGGCGGCCGGCGTCGCCCGCACTGACTTCATTGCCCTCGCGCTGGAGGCGGCGCTGGCGCAACATGCCGAGCCGGTCGGCACCTAA
- a CDS encoding NAD-dependent epimerase/dehydratase family protein, with protein MNDAVVVFGGSGFVGTHLVRHLAADSADDVVSIDLLPPRETLAGVDYRIGDVRDLAGLDLGRPVARIYNFAAVHTTPGHPTHDYYDTNILGALEVTRFAARSGAREIVFTSSISVYGPSEDTKTEASPPAPESAYGHSKLIAERLHRHWQEAAPDRRLVIVRPAVVFGPGEGGNFARLAALLKKGVFVYPGRKDTIKACIYVQDLLEAIEFARSQPESVTLFNAAYPQRYTLEQIVETLIRRHFPKARTVLVPLPVVLAAAKLLTMLDVFGLGIHPDRVMKLVRSTDIYPAWLVSRQRLFPDALDRAVELWSAQSHGTFV; from the coding sequence ATGAATGACGCCGTCGTCGTTTTCGGGGGATCGGGGTTCGTTGGAACTCACCTCGTTCGTCATCTTGCCGCGGACAGTGCAGACGACGTCGTCTCCATCGACCTGCTGCCGCCACGTGAAACCCTGGCGGGGGTCGACTACCGCATCGGCGACGTGCGCGACCTCGCCGGGCTGGACCTCGGGCGGCCGGTGGCGCGCATCTACAATTTCGCCGCAGTGCACACGACGCCTGGCCATCCCACCCACGACTATTACGACACCAACATCCTCGGCGCGCTGGAGGTCACCCGCTTCGCCGCCCGCAGCGGCGCCCGCGAGATCGTGTTCACCAGTTCGATCTCGGTCTACGGCCCAAGCGAGGACACCAAGACCGAGGCCAGCCCGCCGGCGCCGGAATCGGCCTACGGCCATTCCAAGCTGATTGCCGAGCGCCTCCACCGCCACTGGCAGGAGGCAGCGCCCGACCGCCGGTTGGTGATCGTGCGGCCAGCCGTGGTGTTTGGCCCCGGCGAAGGCGGCAATTTCGCCCGCCTCGCCGCGCTGCTGAAGAAAGGCGTCTTCGTCTATCCGGGGCGGAAGGACACCATCAAGGCCTGCATCTATGTGCAGGACCTGCTCGAGGCGATCGAGTTCGCGCGGTCGCAGCCGGAATCCGTCACCCTGTTCAACGCCGCCTACCCGCAGCGCTACACGCTTGAGCAGATCGTCGAGACGCTGATCCGGCGCCATTTCCCCAAGGCCCGCACCGTGCTGGTGCCGCTCCCTGTCGTGCTCGCCGCTGCCAAGCTTCTGACGATGCTCGACGTTTTCGGCCTCGGCATCCACCCCGACCGGGTGATGAAGCTGGTGCGCTCCACCGACATCTATCCGGCCTGGCTGGTGTCGCGGCAGCGCCTGTTCCCGGACGCACTCGACCGCGCGGTCGAGCTGTGGTCGGCGCAAAGCCACGGCACGTTCGTCTGA
- the nadE gene encoding NAD(+) synthetase has protein sequence MTLSAMAGTDRPGVPPQRPFGPDVLAIDAAAETARIAELVRTQVLRTLRRRGAVVGLSGGIDSSVTAALCVRALGPDKVLGLFMPEKDSEDDSLRLGRMLAEQLGIKAVVEDIAPALEAAGCYRRRDAFIRSVVPEFEAGWSCKVTIADVLGGGYHLSSLVVQSPGGEQRTVRLPLEAYLGIVAATNMKQRTRKQLEYYHADRLGFAVAGTPNRLEHDQGFFVKNGDGAADFKPIAHLFKTQVYQLAEHLGIPEEIRRRPPTTDTWSLPQTQEEFYFSLPYDRMDLCLYALDHAVPADVAAPALGLSVEQIEQVWRDIAAKRRVSVYLHAAPLLAGPAG, from the coding sequence ATGACCTTATCCGCAATGGCCGGCACCGACCGGCCCGGCGTCCCGCCGCAGCGTCCGTTCGGCCCGGACGTGCTGGCGATCGACGCCGCGGCAGAAACCGCCCGCATCGCCGAACTGGTCCGAACCCAGGTGCTGCGCACCCTGCGCCGGCGCGGCGCCGTGGTCGGGCTGTCGGGCGGCATCGACTCCAGCGTCACCGCCGCGCTGTGCGTACGGGCGCTCGGTCCGGACAAGGTGCTGGGGCTGTTCATGCCGGAGAAGGACTCCGAGGACGACAGCCTGCGGCTGGGCCGGATGCTGGCCGAACAGCTCGGCATCAAGGCCGTGGTCGAGGACATCGCGCCGGCGCTGGAGGCGGCCGGCTGCTACCGGCGGCGCGATGCGTTCATCCGCAGCGTGGTGCCGGAGTTCGAAGCAGGCTGGAGCTGCAAGGTCACGATCGCCGACGTGCTCGGCGGCGGCTATCACCTGTCGTCGCTGGTGGTGCAGTCGCCGGGCGGCGAGCAGCGCACGGTGCGGCTGCCGCTGGAGGCCTATCTCGGCATTGTCGCCGCGACCAACATGAAGCAGCGCACCCGCAAGCAGCTCGAATACTACCACGCCGACCGCCTCGGCTTTGCGGTCGCCGGCACGCCCAACCGCCTGGAGCACGACCAGGGCTTCTTCGTCAAGAACGGCGACGGCGCCGCCGACTTCAAGCCGATCGCCCATCTGTTCAAGACCCAAGTCTACCAGCTGGCCGAGCACCTCGGCATTCCGGAGGAGATCCGGCGGCGGCCGCCCACCACCGACACCTGGTCGCTGCCGCAGACCCAGGAGGAGTTCTATTTCTCGCTGCCGTACGACCGCATGGACCTGTGCCTCTACGCGCTCGACCACGCCGTGCCGGCCGACGTGGCGGCGCCGGCGCTCGGCTTGTCGGTCGAGCAGATCGAGCAGGTGTGGCGCGATATCGCCGCAAAGCGCCGCGTCTCGGTCTATCTGCACGCCGCGCCGCTGCTGGCCGGACCGGCGGGCTGA
- a CDS encoding histidine phosphatase family protein has translation MRLGLIRHFEVAHGQPQGWLSVADMAKWIDDYELAGVRQKPVDLGERPWRHCISSTAPRALATARALYPGEIETTPFLCEPKLNPFRTGDLRLPYAGWRWLLRLAWFSSHGSQIDVKRTFLANIEAIADRLMDAPDDTLVVSHAGAMMMLRKALIRRGFSGPRFGIAECGRLYVFTRAG, from the coding sequence ATGCGTCTTGGCCTGATCCGACATTTCGAAGTTGCCCACGGCCAGCCCCAGGGCTGGCTGTCCGTCGCCGACATGGCCAAATGGATCGACGACTACGAGCTGGCCGGGGTTCGGCAGAAGCCGGTCGACCTCGGGGAGCGGCCGTGGCGGCATTGCATCTCGTCCACCGCGCCGCGGGCCTTGGCCACCGCCCGCGCGCTTTATCCGGGCGAGATCGAGACCACGCCATTCCTGTGCGAGCCCAAGCTCAACCCGTTTCGCACCGGCGACCTCAGGCTGCCCTACGCCGGCTGGCGCTGGCTGCTGCGGCTGGCGTGGTTTTCGTCCCACGGCTCCCAGATCGACGTGAAGCGGACCTTTCTCGCCAATATCGAGGCGATCGCCGACCGGCTGATGGACGCGCCCGACGACACGCTGGTGGTGAGCCACGCCGGCGCCATGATGATGCTGCGCAAGGCGCTGATCCGACGTGGCTTTTCCGGCCCCCGCTTCGGCATCGCCGAGTGCGGCCGGCTCTATGTCTTCACCCGAGCCGGATGA
- the bluB gene encoding 5,6-dimethylbenzimidazole synthase, producing MRDATDTPIQYDPAFTLDERVAVYRCIHTRRDVRGQFRHDPVPDEVLARLLEAAHHAPSVGFMQPWDFIVIRDPAVKKKVHAAFACAQAEATEMFENEQRERYRRLKLEGILDAPVGICITCDRARAGKVVLGRTHQPEMDLYSAVCAVENLWLAARAENLGVGWVSILDYNALREVLGIPPEIQPIAYLCVGSVTHFYAKPELEVAGWRTRLPLHDLVWFDGWHKRTGNEPLLDAIG from the coding sequence ATGCGCGACGCCACCGACACGCCGATCCAGTACGACCCGGCTTTCACGCTCGACGAGCGCGTTGCGGTCTATCGCTGTATCCACACCCGGCGCGATGTGCGCGGCCAGTTCCGCCACGACCCGGTGCCGGACGAGGTGCTGGCGCGGCTGCTCGAAGCCGCCCACCACGCCCCCTCGGTCGGCTTCATGCAGCCGTGGGACTTCATCGTCATCCGCGACCCGGCGGTGAAGAAGAAGGTGCACGCCGCCTTCGCCTGCGCCCAGGCCGAGGCGACCGAGATGTTCGAGAACGAGCAGCGCGAGCGCTACCGCCGCCTCAAGCTCGAAGGCATCCTCGACGCCCCGGTCGGCATCTGCATCACCTGCGACCGCGCCCGCGCCGGCAAGGTGGTGCTCGGCCGCACCCACCAGCCGGAAATGGACCTCTACAGCGCGGTGTGCGCGGTGGAGAACCTCTGGCTCGCCGCCCGCGCCGAGAACCTCGGCGTCGGCTGGGTGTCGATCCTCGACTACAACGCGCTGCGCGAGGTGCTCGGCATCCCGCCCGAGATTCAGCCGATCGCCTATCTCTGCGTCGGCAGCGTCACCCACTTCTACGCCAAGCCGGAACTCGAAGTGGCGGGGTGGCGGACGCGCCTACCGCTGCACGATCTGGTGTGGTTCGACGGCTGGCACAAGCGCACCGGCAACGAACCGCTGCTCGACGCCATCGGGTGA
- a CDS encoding LysE family translocator produces MSAEFLLTALIIVASPGTGVLYTLAYGLSCGRRAAVIAALAGTLGIVPHIAAAIAGLAALLHTSALAFETVKYAGVAYLLWMAWQTLKESGALAVGGADDLPAGRIIARGVTINLLNPKLSIFFLAFLPQFVEAGEAHPVARMLELSGVFMAMTFVVFAIYGVAAAAARTYVVGRPTVMSWLRRSFAAAFVALGARLALAER; encoded by the coding sequence ATGTCTGCCGAGTTTCTGCTCACCGCCCTCATCATCGTCGCTTCGCCCGGCACCGGCGTGCTCTACACCCTGGCCTACGGCCTTAGCTGCGGGCGGCGCGCCGCCGTCATCGCCGCGCTCGCCGGCACGCTCGGCATCGTGCCGCACATCGCCGCCGCCATCGCCGGGCTGGCGGCGCTGCTTCACACCAGCGCGCTGGCGTTCGAGACGGTGAAGTATGCCGGCGTCGCCTATCTATTGTGGATGGCGTGGCAGACGCTGAAGGAAAGCGGGGCGCTGGCGGTGGGCGGCGCTGACGATCTGCCGGCGGGGCGCATCATCGCCCGCGGGGTGACGATCAACCTGCTCAATCCCAAGCTCTCGATCTTCTTCCTCGCCTTCCTGCCGCAGTTCGTCGAGGCCGGCGAGGCCCACCCGGTCGCCCGCATGTTGGAGCTGTCCGGCGTATTCATGGCGATGACGTTCGTGGTGTTCGCGATCTACGGTGTCGCTGCCGCGGCGGCGCGCACCTATGTCGTCGGCCGGCCCACGGTGATGTCGTGGCTGCGCCGCTCGTTCGCCGCCGCGTTCGTCGCGCTCGGCGCCAGGCTGGCGCTGGCGGAGCGGTGA
- a CDS encoding class I adenylate-forming enzyme family protein, which yields MRVEDFLIASAAAQPDKIALIAGERRLSYRDLDHASDRLAAALIRHGIQRGDRVVVFLDNCAEAVIAIFAALKAGAVFCPINPSTKAEKVAFLLNDCRASALITGGRLGAVAHKAIASSATVKVTVVANAMGDVPDRWLRLEDALAAACAPPPRPGIGLDLAMLIYTSGSTGLPKGVMMTHQAIVAAATAIASYLGNTADDIVLSVLPVSFNYGLYQVLVTVKTGATLVLEKSFAFPQAVLQKAAAEHVTGLPLVPTMVAVLLRIEDFGPGRLPHLRYLTTASAPLAPSQLTRLAERFPDAELFSMYGQTECTRGTYLPPHELKARPDSVGIAIPGTEATVVDDDGRPVAPGVVGELVIRGPHVMKGYWENPEATARSLRPGPFEWEKVLHTGDLFRTDAAGFLYFVSRKDDIIKTRGEKVSPKEVETVIHALPGVHEVVVVGIDDAVLGTAIKAIVVAEPGALTGQDVIRHCARHLEDFMVPKEVEFRDTLPKSDNGKIDRRAVTTPALEAAT from the coding sequence ATGCGGGTCGAAGACTTCCTCATCGCCAGCGCAGCGGCGCAGCCCGACAAGATCGCGCTGATCGCGGGCGAGCGACGGCTGAGCTATCGCGACCTCGACCACGCGTCCGACCGGCTGGCGGCGGCGTTGATCCGCCACGGCATCCAGCGCGGCGACCGCGTGGTGGTGTTTCTCGACAATTGCGCCGAGGCGGTGATCGCGATCTTCGCCGCGCTCAAGGCCGGGGCGGTGTTCTGCCCGATCAACCCCTCGACCAAGGCCGAAAAAGTCGCCTTCCTGCTCAACGATTGCCGCGCCAGCGCCCTGATCACCGGCGGCCGCCTCGGCGCGGTGGCGCACAAGGCCATCGCATCGTCCGCCACCGTCAAGGTGACGGTGGTCGCCAACGCCATGGGCGATGTCCCGGACCGCTGGCTGCGGCTCGAGGACGCGCTCGCCGCCGCGTGTGCGCCACCGCCCAGACCCGGCATCGGGCTCGACCTGGCGATGCTGATCTACACCTCGGGCTCGACCGGATTGCCCAAGGGGGTGATGATGACGCACCAGGCCATCGTCGCCGCCGCCACCGCCATTGCGAGCTATCTCGGCAACACCGCCGACGACATCGTGCTCAGCGTGCTGCCGGTCTCGTTCAATTACGGCCTTTACCAAGTGCTGGTGACGGTTAAGACCGGCGCGACGCTGGTGCTGGAGAAGTCCTTCGCGTTCCCGCAGGCGGTGCTGCAGAAGGCCGCAGCGGAACACGTCACCGGCCTGCCGCTGGTGCCGACCATGGTGGCCGTGCTGCTGCGGATCGAGGACTTCGGCCCCGGTCGGCTGCCGCATTTGCGTTATCTCACCACCGCCTCCGCGCCGCTGGCGCCCTCGCAGCTCACGCGGCTCGCCGAGCGATTCCCCGACGCCGAGTTGTTCTCGATGTACGGCCAGACCGAGTGCACCCGCGGCACCTATCTGCCGCCGCACGAGCTCAAGGCGCGCCCGGACTCGGTCGGCATCGCCATTCCCGGCACCGAGGCCACCGTGGTGGACGACGACGGCCGGCCGGTTGCACCCGGCGTCGTCGGCGAACTGGTGATCCGCGGCCCGCACGTGATGAAGGGCTATTGGGAGAACCCCGAGGCGACGGCGCGGTCGCTGCGGCCCGGCCCGTTCGAATGGGAAAAGGTGCTCCACACCGGCGATCTGTTCCGCACCGACGCCGCGGGCTTTCTCTATTTCGTCAGCCGCAAGGACGACATCATCAAGACCCGCGGCGAGAAGGTGAGCCCGAAGGAGGTCGAGACCGTGATCCACGCCCTGCCCGGCGTGCACGAGGTCGTCGTCGTCGGCATCGACGATGCCGTTCTCGGCACCGCGATCAAGGCGATCGTGGTGGCCGAGCCCGGCGCGCTGACCGGTCAGGATGTGATCCGCCACTGCGCCCGCCACCTTGAGGACTTCATGGTCCCCAAGGAGGTGGAGTTTCGCGACACCCTCCCCAAATCCGACAACGGCAAGATCGATCGCCGTGCTGTGACGACCCCCGCGCTGGAGGCTGCGACATGA
- a CDS encoding acyl carrier protein: protein MPTTRRAKIRQFIEDNFLFREDRTAIDDAESLIDAGLIDSTGILELVAFLEEEFSIAVADGDVVPENLDSIERIDAYVARRAQAATAA, encoded by the coding sequence ATGCCGACCACACGCCGCGCCAAAATCCGCCAGTTCATCGAGGACAATTTCCTGTTCCGCGAGGACCGCACCGCCATCGACGACGCGGAGTCGCTGATCGACGCCGGTCTTATCGACTCCACCGGCATTCTCGAACTGGTCGCCTTCCTTGAGGAAGAGTTCAGCATCGCCGTCGCCGATGGCGATGTCGTCCCGGAAAATCTCGACTCCATCGAGCGCATCGACGCCTACGTCGCCCGGCGAGCCCAAGCGGCCACGGCGGCCTGA